The genomic window GGATGAAACTTTGCCACCTGATAGAACACCCTGCTGTTTTTTGCATGGAAATACATAGGAACCACCGGCACTTTAGCCATCCGGATCAGCTTCAGCGCCGGTTTTTCCCAGTCTTTATCCAATATCTCTCCGTAAGGATTATTTTTGTTTGAAACTTCGCCTGCCGGGAAGATTCCTACGCAGCCTCCGTTTTGCAGATGCTTTAATGTTTCGCGCATCCCCGAAGAGCTGCTGTGTGCTTCTTTTCTGTTTTCAAAAGGATTGACGGAAATTACGTAAGGTTCCATAGGTTTAATCTTCTCCAGAAGAAAATTTCCCATTACCTTAAAATCCGGTCGCACTTCCGAAAGTACCTTACACATGAGAATCCCGTCGATTGCGCCCAGCGGATGATTCGAAACCAGAATAAAAGGACCTGTCTTAGGAATTTTTGCCAGATCCTCTTCAAAAGCGATATAACTTAATTTACGCTCTCTCACAAATGAGTCGAAAAAGTCTTTACCTTCCTTGTCTTTCAGTTTGTCGTATAGTCTGTTTACTTCGTTTATTTTAGCAATGCTCATAATAGCAGATGCTACAGGATTCTTAAGAAATCCTATTTTACTTAAGCCGGAAGCTTTTATTAAATCGTTTTTCGAAATTAAACTCATGTGTGTTTAGTCGCAATTAGTTTTATTGTGTTACCATTTGAAGTGTATTCTTCGAAATCTGCTCCAATAATACACTTTTTTCCTGGTAAAATTGATCTATGTTCTCGATTTTAGCATTTCTTACCGTGAATAAAGATACATTTTTTACGATTTCCGTTTTAAATGATTTTTGCAGTTCTTCGTTAAGCTCATCGATATGATTGAATTTATCTTCCAGGCATAAAGCCAGTGAAATAGCAGAATTCTGCATCAGGGAAACCTTGATTTTATTTTTAGATAAATATCCGAAAACCAGGCTCATATGGTCTTCCGCAATGAATGAAAAATCGCGAGTCGATATTTTTAACAGCGTCTGGTTTTCCTTTAGGATATAAGATTCTTCGCTTTGATTTTTTTCTGAAGCGCCTACTTTTGTTCCTTCTTTCGTAGGATCTACAAAAGATTTTACGTAGAAAGGAATGTTTTTTTGCTGAAGCGGCTGCAATGTTTTCGGGTGGATTACACTCGCGCCATAGTAGGCCATCTCAATCGCTTCTTCGTAAGAAATATTGGATAGCAGGGTCACATCCTTGAATTTTCTCGGATCTCCCGTCATTACCCCCGGTACATCTTTCCAGATGGTCATTGCTTCGGCATTCAGGCAGTA from Chryseobacterium sp. SORGH_AS_0447 includes these protein-coding regions:
- a CDS encoding aspartate kinase, which codes for MKIFKFGGASVKDAESVKNVSMVLKSQGFAKCLLVISAMGKTTNELEKVVELYFRKENYQTEIEKIKRKHMEIAEGLFPENHAVFAEINLFFDDIDSFLRRNKSPNYNFVYDQVVSCGEMISTKIVSEYLNEIQFTNQWLDARDYVKTDNSYREGVVDWAKTEEFISNLNKEICYVTQGFIGSDDNNFTVTLGREGSDYSAAIFAYCLNAEAMTIWKDVPGVMTGDPRKFKDVTLLSNISYEEAIEMAYYGASVIHPKTLQPLQQKNIPFYVKSFVDPTKEGTKVGASEKNQSEESYILKENQTLLKISTRDFSFIAEDHMSLVFGYLSKNKIKVSLMQNSAISLALCLEDKFNHIDELNEELQKSFKTEIVKNVSLFTVRNAKIENIDQFYQEKSVLLEQISKNTLQMVTQ